DNA from Methanomassiliicoccales archaeon:
GAATGGCCTTCTCGCCGATCTTCCGCAATGCGTTCAGATCTAGGCTACGGTAGGTCGAGGAGGGAATGTCCTGCACCACCAAGCGTACCAGGGCGCCCTCCTGCTCCACCGACTCCAAGGCCGCGGTCAGCTCCTTCTGCAGCTCTGTCGCGTCCTTGCCCTTGGCGCTCACCGGTGCCAGAGAGTACATGGGGCGGGTCTTCAGGTCCACGAACTCTTTCCTTTTCCGCTCCAAGTCCACCATTATATACCCCTTCTTCTGTCCGGCCTCGGCGAAGGACATCCTTTCCAGCGATCCGCTATACCAGGCGTTCTTGGTAATCTCCTCCTGGTCATGGAAGTGCCCTAGCGCGATGTAATCGGCGTCCAGGTTGAGCAGGGACGAGGGCAGATTCAGCTCGTTAGCCTCCCCCATGCTGTAGCGGGACAGCCCCTGGATGCCGGCGTGCAGCATGCCCACCTCGAAGCGGTGCTTGCCCCTATTCCAGTCCTGGAGGGCGGCCATCATCGATTCCTTGTCCTGGTGGGGGAAAGCGGTCACCTGCAGGTCCCCGAACTCCAGGCGGTGCATGCCTTGGGTGTACACCGGATGCACGCCCTCGATGTGCTCGAAAAGGCGGAAAACGCTCCCCGTCTCCCTCAGTCTGGGCGTGGAATGGTTACCGGCGATGAGCACCACCGGGATCTTCTCCTTCGAAAGCCGCAAGAGCTGTTCCAGCACCACGGACAGGGCCCGGTTGGACGGTCTCACTGAATCGAAGAGGTCGCCGGCGTGCAGCACGATGTCCGGACGCTTCTCGATGATCGAATCGACCATGCGCACGAACGCCTGGTACACGTCCACCTCCCGCTGGTTGATGCCCGTCTCCGGGTCGGAGCGACGGTAGGCGTAGAAGCCCACGTGGGTGTCGGCGATGTGCGCTATCCTCATGCGGAGAGGGTTAGGGTCCGACGCTTAAATAAAAGTTCGATTGGGCGCGTTGAAAATGACCTACTCCTCGTGCAGCTTGTCCGATAATATATGGCACATGCGGTCGTAGGCGCTCTTGTTGGCGTCCCACAGCAGGTAGGCGATGACCAGGCCGACCACCACTCCGAATATCAACAGTAAGGGGAAGCCCTCCACCTGGGGGGCGATGGGGATGAACAGGAAGAAGAGGATGACCCCTATTCCGGAGACAATGAGTTCGACGAAGACCTTGAACAGGCGGCCCTCGGCTCCTTTTTCGAAGTGCCCACCCTCCATGACGCCGCGGATCAGCATCAGTCCGATCAGGCGCACCCGGCTCAATATGTTAAGCAGCGGGGGCAGCATGAGGGCGATGAGAATGGTTATGGCGACCATGTAGGTGATGGCGCCGCTGCCCTCCGGGTCCACGCCCAACAGCCCTACGAAATCGTAGAACATCACCACGAAGACCTGTAGCAGGAAGATAATGGCCAGGTCGACGATTATCCAAAATATCTGGCGCTGCACCTCTTGGCGTCGGTCGAGGTGCGCGTTCATCCATACGGACATGTCGATCCGCAGCCGGTCCACCCGGTGCATGGTCTCCTTGACCGAGCCCGGCAGCACCTTACTGGCAGTGCTGATGATCTTCGGGGCCCGGCGGAAGGATATGGGAAGATACAGCATGGTGATGAGCGCCGCCCCTATGACCGATGAATAGAACACCTGGTCCACCGCGCCCAGGTCGAAGGCCGTTTTAGCGATGACGAAGGAGAACTCCCCCATGGCCACCATTCCCAGGCCGGTCATCATGGAGGTGCGGGTGTCCTTGTTGCTGAGGTAGGTGCCGATGGTCACGCTGAAGACCTTGCCCACGATGAACACCACGGTGATGATCACGACGACGAACAGGTTGTCCATGATCATCCAGGGGTCGATGAGCACCCCGATGGAGACGAAGAAGAGGGCCATGAACATCTCCTTGATGGGGGCGATTCTATCAGACAGCCGCTCCTGGGCCTTCGACTGGGAGATGATTATACCCATGAGGAATGCCCCGATGGCCACGGAGAGGCTGAACAACTTGGCCAGGATGGCCATGCCAAAGCACAGGCCCAGAGCCACCACCATCAAGGTCTCGGCCGAATACTTGGTGTACAGTAGGTCCATGGCCTTGGGGACGATGGCTAGGCCCAACAGGAGCATGATGCCCATGAATATGCCGATGTAAAGCACCTGGAGCAGTATGCTTCCGAGCGTGATGTTGTCCCCGGAGGCCAGCGGTGACGCCAGCGTCAGTATGATCACCGCGGCGATGTCCTCGATGATGAGTATGCCTACGATGGCCTCGGCGAACTCCTTCTTGAGCATGTCTGCGTCGGACATCACCTTGATGATGACGGCGGTGGAGCTGATGCTCATGACCGCGCCCAGGAACACCGACTGCACCGGGGACCAGCCCAGCATCCTTCCGAGACCAAAGCCGAGCGAGATCATCAGGGCGATCTCCACGCCGCCGGCCAGGGCGGCGAACAGCCCCACCTTCTTCAGGCGCTTGAGGTTGAACTCCAGGCCCAGGGTGAACATGAGCAGGACGATGCCGGCGTTGGCCAGGTCGTTGATGATCTCCATGTCGCTGATAAAGGAAGGCTCAAAGAGGTTAGGGCCCAATATCATGCCCGCAGCCAGGTAACCGATCACCACCGGCAGGCGGAGACGAGAGAACAGCACGGCGATGGCCCCGGCGGTCACCAGGATTATGGCCATCTCCAGGATAAAGGTCGTTTCCGTGTCCATTAATCAACCTCAAAAGAATTTCTGGTCGACATCCTTCTTTACCTTATTCGACCTTTCGGCCTTGCCGTTCATCTCCTCGACGTACTCCTCGTACAAGTGCACCCGGCAGGGGATGGCGAAGGGCGTGAAGGGGGAGGCTATTAGCGCTTCCCCGGGCATCAGCATCTGTATCTCGTTGTCCAGCATGGAAATGTCCTGCTTGGCCGAGTTCCTCAGAATGTCCCGGTCGCGCTTGTCCGCCAGCCCCAATATGAACAAGGTGTTGAACTGGCTGATGATCTCCTCGTTGATCAGCTTGGGCTGCTGGGAGACGGCGCACAGTCCCACCTTGAACTTGCGCCCCTCGCGGGCGATCTGGGCGAACACCGTGCCCTTGGATTCGGAAAGCACCCGCTGCGCCTCCTCCAGGGCGATGAGGACCGGGGGCGATTTTTCGAAGTGCTCCTTGTCCGAGTACATGGACTTGTTGTTCTCGAAGACCGCGCGCGCCAGCACGGTGGACACCAGCAGCTCCTCGGCCTCGAACATGTTGGAGGTGTCCACCAGAACGGTCTTCCCGGCCTGCAGGGCGGAGATGACCGCCTTGGTCATGCTCAGGTTCCGGTCGGTGGTCACCAGATCGAACTGGAATATGGAGTCTAGGCGGCGCTTGATCACGTTCACGCTGCCCTCGTGGAACTTCCCCCCCAGGTCCTTGACGATCGTCGCCACATCCTTGTCCCGCAGCTCCTCCAACCACCTCTCCCCGTAGCGCCACTGGGAGGCTTGCAGGCATTCCAACTGAGCCCCGGAGAACTCGTATAGGTTGGCCAGATCAGGTATGTCTATCTCTGCGCTGGAGATGTGTATGGAGCTGTGCGGCCCGTCCAGGCGCCGGGACGAATAAACGTCAAGGGATTCCGCGGCCAGCTTGGAATGCGACAACCCCTTCTTGCCCCGTTCCCCGCCGTCGAAATATTCCCCGTGGGGGTCCAGTATCAGGAACCCGCAGCGTCGGGAGGCCATGCAGGAGAGCGCTAGCGACTTCATCAGATTGCTCTTCCCCATTCCAGTGGTGGCGAAGATGCCCACGTGGTGGGGAAAGGCATGAGATTCGATCCCCACCCGGAAGTCCATCACCCTATCGCCTGAACGGAGCTTGCCGACCTCCACATCGCCCATCATCGGTTTGAGGAAATCGTAGTCCCGCTGGTCGGTGCGGCGGACGCTGGAGAAGTGCCGTGGTATGGACTTGGCCTTCTTGTAGGAACCGTCCTTCAGACAGCCCAGGGGCGTGCAAACGCCTACCTTGTACAGATTGTCCTTCACCCCGTCGTAGTCGAAGCCCTGACCGCTTTCCTGCCGGAGCGCCACTCCGGCCTCCATCTCCATCCAATCGTCCTCCTCGGCATCGGCGCCGAAGAGCACGTCCATGGTGCGGACCAGGAACTTCACGTCCGCTTCCTCGACCACCAGCATCTCCCCCACCTGGATGTCCTCCGCCTCAGCGGTGCGGAATCTCAATTCCATGACCCGGTTGCCGAAGACCCTGCCTATCTCTGTCATAACGAGCGGCCATGGTCGCCATAGGTATAGAAATTTCTGCCGGGTCGGTGAAAATGCCATATCTGAGAAAGTCATTAGAGCAATCGTGCGACCAGAGGTCGTGGAGCTGACCAGCCGATCCACCCTTCCCCGTCCAGAGGTATTGGTCGTCGGCGTGGGAGGGGCCGGAAGGCACATGGCCTCGCAGATGCCCGGCACCAAGCTGGCGGTATGCCAGGAGGGGGACGTCAGCGTCCCAGGCATAAAACAGGTCATCCTGCGCCGGAGCGAGATCGCCGTGGCCCGCACCAGCTCGTCCATCGCTCTGCACACCTCCGACCTTCCCTGGAAGACCCGGCTGGCCGAGGCCATCGGTCGACCGGACCTGATGTTCATCTTCAGCGGCCTGGGCGGGGAGACCGGTAGCTCCATAACGCCCCTGATAGCGGAGATGGCGCACTTTGGGACCACGACGTTCGTCAGCGTCTGCCTGCCCTTCTCCGTGGAAGGATCGGGAAGGCGCTCCCTGGCCAAGGACGGACTGTCGCGATTGCGGCAGGCCTCTCACATGGTGGCAGTCTACGCCAACGACCCCCTGATCAAACTGGCCCCCAACCTGCCGCTCGGCAAGGCCTTCGGGGTCATGGACCAGATCATGCTCTCCCTGCCGGTGGAGATGTGCCAGTGCCTTACGGCCGAGGCCATCTCCCAGCTGAAGCAGGGATTGGGTGGCAGGGAGCTGAGGGCCGGCATCGGTTACGGCATGGGCTTTGAAAAGGAACGCCTAGCCGTGGAGGACGCCGTGTCGTCGCCCTGGTTCCCCTCGGGGGACTTCGCCCCGGAAAGCGCCTTCCTCCTGGTCACCCAGAGTGAGGAGGACGCGGACAGCGTGAAGAGCTGCCTGGAGTTCGCCAGAGAGGTCCTGCCGGTGAAGCGTTTGCTGTATACGGCCCGTGTCGATCCCTCGCTGGGAAGAAAGCTCAAGGCCTCCCTGCTCCTGGCCTACAAGTTCTGATCGTCCGAGATCTCTTCAGGGGCTTCGGCCAGCTTCACCAGGGCGTAGGCCTCCACGAAATGCAGTTTTCCGGGGACGACCACGACGTGCAGTGGAGGGCCCATGTCCTCCTTCAGCATCTTGTCGGGATATCCCGCGGCCACCTTCTCCGTGCGTGACCCGACCCGGGCGGCGGCGCAGATGATCTGCTTCTCGGTGACCATTCCCTTGCCCTGGGCTTTCTCCGCCGCCAGCAGCCACTCCACCGCCTGGTTGGTGGTCATGTAGCGGCCCTCCTCCTCCCGGATGTCCAGCAGGACCAGGGTATGCAGTCCCCGGGACCAGTTCTCGTAGATGTTGTCGTACGGGGAGAGGGGCGTGTACCCCGGCTCGGAGAAGGGGATGGTGACGGTTCGTCCGAACTTGTACGGCTGCAGCCCTAGCGCCGAGGAGCAGGCGGTAAATATGGACATGCCGTACAGAATTTTAGTGGGCACGCCATCCTCCATCGCCCGTATCCTAAGGTCCACGTGCGTGGTGGCGGCCATGGTGTCGCCGGCAGTGACAAAGGCGACCTTGGCCTTCTTGGCCGCCTCCACCACGATCTCTTCTTCCTCCACCTCGCGGCGGGACAGGCGGACGATCTTCTTGCCGATGGCCTTCTCCAGGTCGTCCGGCGTGGAATCTATCAGCTTGGAAGTGTAGAACTCCCCGAACACCTGGTCGCACTCCTTCAGGACGCGCAAGGCCCTGGCGCTGAGATCCTCTACTCCGCCGAGCCCTAAACCAACAAATATCAATTCTCCCATGGCAACACCGTGCGTTCCCTTTGCGTCAGGGTCCGGAAGAGGGAAGGAGAGTCCGTCCGTAAAAAGCTTTTAGAGGACGGTCTCCTGGACCAATCCCTGTACGTGGAGAAGGACAGCGAGCACCTTTACCTTCCCGTGGGGTCCGCACCAGATGGCATGGACGTGGAGGAGCGCGAGTTCCGGGAAAGGGAGAGGGAGGAAAGGGACTATAAGGCCCTGGCTAACGTCCCGGTGGAGCTAAGGCCCCTGCTCCCCACCGCCTTCGACACCCTCGGGGACATCGCCATAATCCGACTGCCGGACGAGCTCCTGCCGTACTCCGGCGAGATCGGCAAGGCCCTCATGTCCGCCTTCCCCCGCCTGCGCTCGGTCTTCATGGACCACGGCGTGGCCGGGGAGCTGCGCGTGCGCGACCTGGAGGTCATCGCTGGCGAGGACCGCAGCGACACGGTGCACGTGGAGTACGGGCTGCGTTTCAAGGTCGATCCGAGGAAGGCCTACTTCAACTCCAGGTTGGCCAACGAAAGGAGGCGCGTCGCCTCCCTGGTGACGGACGGGGAGGTGGTCGTGGACATGTTCTCCGGCGTAGGCCCGTTCGCCATCATGATTGCCCGCAACGCCAAGCCAGGATTGGTGTACGCCATCGACCTCAACCCGGAGGCGGTGGAGCTGATGCGGGAGAACGTGGAGCTCAACAAAGCTGACCGGGTCGTCCCGTTGGAGGGCGACGCCCGGCAATGGGTGTTCGACATCCCCTGCGCCGACCGGGT
Protein-coding regions in this window:
- a CDS encoding exonuclease SbcCD subunit D gives rise to the protein MRIAHIADTHVGFYAYRRSDPETGINQREVDVYQAFVRMVDSIIEKRPDIVLHAGDLFDSVRPSNRALSVVLEQLLRLSKEKIPVVLIAGNHSTPRLRETGSVFRLFEHIEGVHPVYTQGMHRLEFGDLQVTAFPHQDKESMMAALQDWNRGKHRFEVGMLHAGIQGLSRYSMGEANELNLPSSLLNLDADYIALGHFHDQEEITKNAWYSGSLERMSFAEAGQKKGYIMVDLERKRKEFVDLKTRPMYSLAPVSAKGKDATELQKELTAALESVEQEGALVRLVVQDIPSSTYRSLDLNALRKIGEKAIHLEIKTEIVQESNSVQWRSTSLDSMDKEFESYLMQVSVERMDKEQLRTRGLDYIRRGKGE
- a CDS encoding cation:proton antiporter, translated to MDTETTFILEMAIILVTAGAIAVLFSRLRLPVVIGYLAAGMILGPNLFEPSFISDMEIINDLANAGIVLLMFTLGLEFNLKRLKKVGLFAALAGGVEIALMISLGFGLGRMLGWSPVQSVFLGAVMSISSTAVIIKVMSDADMLKKEFAEAIVGILIIEDIAAVIILTLASPLASGDNITLGSILLQVLYIGIFMGIMLLLGLAIVPKAMDLLYTKYSAETLMVVALGLCFGMAILAKLFSLSVAIGAFLMGIIISQSKAQERLSDRIAPIKEMFMALFFVSIGVLIDPWMIMDNLFVVVIITVVFIVGKVFSVTIGTYLSNKDTRTSMMTGLGMVAMGEFSFVIAKTAFDLGAVDQVFYSSVIGAALITMLYLPISFRRAPKIISTASKVLPGSVKETMHRVDRLRIDMSVWMNAHLDRRQEVQRQIFWIIVDLAIIFLLQVFVVMFYDFVGLLGVDPEGSGAITYMVAITILIALMLPPLLNILSRVRLIGLMLIRGVMEGGHFEKGAEGRLFKVFVELIVSGIGVILFFLFIPIAPQVEGFPLLLIFGVVVGLVIAYLLWDANKSAYDRMCHILSDKLHEE
- a CDS encoding ATP-binding protein; this translates as MTEIGRVFGNRVMELRFRTAEAEDIQVGEMLVVEEADVKFLVRTMDVLFGADAEEDDWMEMEAGVALRQESGQGFDYDGVKDNLYKVGVCTPLGCLKDGSYKKAKSIPRHFSSVRRTDQRDYDFLKPMMGDVEVGKLRSGDRVMDFRVGIESHAFPHHVGIFATTGMGKSNLMKSLALSCMASRRCGFLILDPHGEYFDGGERGKKGLSHSKLAAESLDVYSSRRLDGPHSSIHISSAEIDIPDLANLYEFSGAQLECLQASQWRYGERWLEELRDKDVATIVKDLGGKFHEGSVNVIKRRLDSIFQFDLVTTDRNLSMTKAVISALQAGKTVLVDTSNMFEAEELLVSTVLARAVFENNKSMYSDKEHFEKSPPVLIALEEAQRVLSESKGTVFAQIAREGRKFKVGLCAVSQQPKLINEEIISQFNTLFILGLADKRDRDILRNSAKQDISMLDNEIQMLMPGEALIASPFTPFAIPCRVHLYEEYVEEMNGKAERSNKVKKDVDQKFF
- the dph5 gene encoding diphthine synthase; amino-acid sequence: MGELIFVGLGLGGVEDLSARALRVLKECDQVFGEFYTSKLIDSTPDDLEKAIGKKIVRLSRREVEEEEIVVEAAKKAKVAFVTAGDTMAATTHVDLRIRAMEDGVPTKILYGMSIFTACSSALGLQPYKFGRTVTIPFSEPGYTPLSPYDNIYENWSRGLHTLVLLDIREEEGRYMTTNQAVEWLLAAEKAQGKGMVTEKQIICAAARVGSRTEKVAAGYPDKMLKEDMGPPLHVVVVPGKLHFVEAYALVKLAEAPEEISDDQNL
- a CDS encoding class I SAM-dependent methyltransferase family protein; translated protein: MRSLCVRVRKREGESVRKKLLEDGLLDQSLYVEKDSEHLYLPVGSAPDGMDVEEREFREREREERDYKALANVPVELRPLLPTAFDTLGDIAIIRLPDELLPYSGEIGKALMSAFPRLRSVFMDHGVAGELRVRDLEVIAGEDRSDTVHVEYGLRFKVDPRKAYFNSRLANERRRVASLVTDGEVVVDMFSGVGPFAIMIARNAKPGLVYAIDLNPEAVELMRENVELNKADRVVPLEGDARQWVFDIPCADRVIMNLPHSAIDFFADALTRMNLGGTMHLYHICERGEFPTVLEDLVAKARGMGVELKVLRSEELKTYSPSASVFSADLLLAGWC